The genomic region CATAACAAACGTGAGAAGTAATAACCAAATATAAAAGCATACACATTGTTCCCAAAAGTACGTAAACCTGGAATGAACTAGAGACTTACATTATACACCAACAGTAACCTTAAAATTGTATAGGGCATCACTATATATGTATTCAACTATAGGACCGTATAAGTTTTTAGGGGGCTATAGATTTGGAGGTAAAACAACTAAAATacctttctaattaatatgattagCTTTGAAAAAATTTCCGGAACCTAGTTTTGATCATGAATTCGCCACTTGTAACGTATCACCTGCTATCTATGGTTGATACCAAGTAAATGTATCAAAAATTACTTATATTAGCAACGATAAGGAGTTAACTTCCAACAATGGAAGCCCGAGTATGAATGTCAAAACATATATAGTTACATTTTTGTCTGCTCAATTTGTTTTTTTCAAAATCTATATACCTGAGCTTTAAGTTTCCTATAGATACTTCATACTTTAAGTTCCTATTGTTGGAGTGTGAATCGAGTTAAACAAGTCGAAGAAAATGTTTCAAGGGAAGAGGCGAGCCGCGACCTCTCCTAGGCGCGACACGGCTTAACGCATAAACAGAGCATCAGATTCGAGAAGCTTCTGTCCTGGAATTTGCCTTGGAGCCGTGGCGCGGCCCTTTCTAGGCGTGGCGCGGCTATGCCTGACGAGGAAGTTTCCAAAACGTGTTTTTCTGTTCCCAAAGCTATTTCCTTGTTGAGtttttgcctatttaagcatcttattgtaacccatacatgtatccaccaaatttatcaataaaagaactctctttggtggccgaggattaaagtaatcattcgtgattacatataacctcgttaaattctcttttctttatcgtttttgctagtttcttcatatacatcaattattttcgtttattgtaagtgggtttgaAGATGTGCTCTATCAAAAGAAGTTTTACCAACCGTTGAAGGGTATTAAACCAGAAGAGATGACTCAAGGCGAGTGGGAGTTGTTGGATAGGCAAGCCCTAGGGGTTGTTCGACTTTCTGTGGCCAAGAACGTTGCTTACAACATCGTGGGTGAAACCACAACGGCGGGTGTACTTGGGGatttatctaacatgtatgaaaagccatcCGCTTTGAATAAAGTTTTCTTGATTGGGCAATTGGTGAATGCTAGGATGATATGATGGAGGGTTCCTCGGCGGCGGATCATGTTAACGAATTTAATTCGATTTTAACTCGTTTAAAGTCGGTGAATATTAAATTCGATGATAAGCTTGAGGCATTTTTTTTGCTATCTTCATTGCCCGAGAGTTGGGCCGGTACGGTTACGGCGGTTAgtggttcatccggaactactaagttaacttttgaaggaatccgggatttgattcttagcgaaggtattcgtaggaaagattcgaatGGAAGTTCGGGTTCGGTTCTAAGTGTTGGTCGGGGAAGAGCTAGGCCAAGAAGTCCGTCAAGGAGCAAGAACGTGGTGTGTTTGAATTGTCAACAAGTTGATCATTATAAGTCAAAGTGCCCGAGTCTTAAGTCGGGTGGGAGCGTATCGACTATGGTGATCGAAGATGCGTTGATGTGCCAAAAAGAGGTTCTTGACaaatcttgggttttagattcgggtgcctcgtatcatgttACCCCATTCATGAACGAGATGGTGAACTTCAAGGAATACTCCGGTAAGGTTCGAGTTGCGAATGGGAGTATACTTGAAATTGCGGGTATTGGTGATATCGTGGTTAGACACTTTAATTATGCTTGGATCTTGAGGAATGTTCGGTTCATTCCAAAGCTCAAGAGTCGGTTGATTTCGGTTGGGCAATTGAATGACGATAATtgtcatgtcctatttggagatcaaaagtgGGTAGTGTTTAAGGGAGATTATGTGGTTGCTCGTGGGTTTAAAAAGGaaaccatgtatatggttgaagttCCTAAGGAGGAATGGCTAGGTGATTTTGTGGAGGCTCAAAGTCCTAGCATGCTAATGCTTTCCGGAATTGTTGGGGGATCTTGTTTGAGTAGGAGCTCAAAGGAAGTTGAAGCTAGTGAAAATTCGGGTCGAATTGGGTACACTAGAGCTTACGGTACTTCGGGTAGATCTTCTCCAATGGCAACTTTGTTGTGGTCGACCGAGGAAGATGAACAAAAGGTTTTTTTAAGAGTCATGATTGATGATACATCCGTACAATGGGAGTTGGCTCGGGATGGAAAATCGGGTTTGTCAAAAGACGTGCGCACGTATGTGgtcggtgttccaatggtgaaagcaaagACGCTTATGTGGAAGATCAAGAGTGTGATTGCGTTCTCACACGGATGCCTTGATAGTGTTGTCCACATGTTTGATCTACCGGCGGGTTTATTCTTTGTTGAAAAGATGAATCGGGTGGATGATATTGTGTACGCGTAGATCGCTTGTGCGATGGGGTTAATTGGGTCGGGTCGGACTCAAACGACCCGTTATCTCCTAAACTAAGGAGGTATGTGCCATAGCCAAAGAGAGGTTCTTGTTTTTCCCAAGCTAGTAACATAAAGATTGAATTATAGCTCAGCGGTaattttttggtgtcgaaagacttcacttgttcgaaggttattgaatgaagtgcggcgtgattcgggtgcaaatccggcggtatcaaaaggaggtataattagcaggtcaaagttgttattgtgggatgatgatgatgttgatgatgttaggtTAAGATGGATGTTGTTTAACGTCTCTTCGAGTGTGAGATTGTTGCAGTGCGAATCGAGTTAAACAAGTCGAAGAAAATGTTTCAAGGGAAGAGACGCGTCGCGGCCTCTCCTAGGCGCGACGCGGCTTAACGCATAAACAGAGCATCAGACTCGAGAAGCTTCTGTCCTGGAATTTGCCTTGGAGCTGCGGCGCGGCCCTTTCTAGGCTCGGTGCGGCTATGCCTGACGAGGAAGTTTCCAAAACGCGTTTTCTTGTTCCCTAAGCTATTTTCTTGTTGAGtttttgcctatttaagcatcttattgtaacccatacatgtatccacgaaatttatcaataaaagaactctctttgATGGTCtaggattaaagtaatcattcgtgattacatataacctcgttaaattctcttgtctttatcgtttttgctagtttcttcatatacatcaattattttcgtttattgtaagtgggtttgataacctagggttatcaagtcttgttagggctcacgttCTTTATTCCTAACACCTATTCATATTCATACTTGATAAATAATACCACTTTGATTCTATCTTTCGTTCGCTattatgtttattttttttatttttttttattttttttttaatatttggtTAATGCACCTACAACAAACAATCCTTGACAGTAATTTTCAAAGTCAACATAGAAGTCGTTGACTAGCATTTATTAAATGTGGACTTAGTTGAATGTAGCATACTAGTGTAACTTCTGCCTATGTGTGTctgtcatatatatatatcgttcatTTATAGTACATTTGCAGACTATAAGCCCAGTTTACGAACATCTGAACGTAAAATAGATGATGGTCATACATGGTTTGTCAATATTAGATTCTATATTGATCCTGCTTTAACTTTTCTTTATATTACTGCAGCTGAGGCTATACTGCTTGGCTTTCAGCATTATATAGTAATGCTTGGCACAACAGTTATTATTCCAATGGCTCTTGTTCCTCAAATGGGAGGAGGCAATGTATGACTTCATATTTCCAATTTACGCACTTCAAGATTGATTTTTTTTTCTACCAAGGGGCATTGGCCTGGCGGTATCGAGGTGCTCCTCCGACCTTAAGGTCATGGGTTCAAATCCTCATGTGGACATTATTTATATATTCACATAAAAAATTGAGATGGGTGTGTGCGTTTGCCTAAAAGAAAAGATAGATTTTTTTCTAAATgcagatttaatattaattttttcatGTGGTCATGTCATGAGAACCTAACCAGAGCAATCGTCGTTATGTTTTAGACAGAGAAAGCAGAAGTGATCCAGACAATGCTTTTTGTTGCTGGATTGAATACGTTGCTGCAGACTATGTTTGGGACCCGCTTACCTGCAGTTATTGGGAGTTCATATACTTTTGTTCCATCTACTATCTTGATTATCCTATCTGGTCGTTGGAGTGATCCCAATCCTCTAGTGGTTCGTGAACCAAATTCTATTAAATATTTTTCATCGATTGTTTGCTATTTAATGAACTTTGACGCATTTTCATTTGTGTGTTTTTTCTTTCATGGACTAAATCTTTATGTATTAATTATTTTTCTCAGAGATTTAGGAAGACAATGCGTGCGATTCAAGGTGCATTGATAATTGCTTCAACAATTCAAATCATTCTCGGGTTCAGTGGTCTTTGGCGTAACGTTGCAAGGTTAGCTTTAAGTTATAAACATAAGTATAAGTGTTCCGTCATTATATTACTCCAAACTGTTCCATTCGTTTACACCATTTTTCGTAACACTCATCTGTTTGATTTAAAGGTTGTTGAGTCCACTTTCGGCTGTTCCTTTAGTCGCTCTAGCTGGCTTCGGTCTTTATGAATTTGGATTCCCAGGGGTAAGTTACGTACATTTAGACATATTTTTAGTTTTTACAGAATACAACTCACGCTTATTTTGTATCTTAGTCTCTTTTTTGTGTATTTAGGTTGCTAGATGTGTTGAAATCGGGCTGCCTCAGCTCATCATTCTGGTTCTTATATCTCAGGTAATTTTCTTTAATATAGAAAAGTATACTAATTAAATCGTTCCAACATTTAGTTTTTTGAAACGTTATGTGCAGTATCTTTCTCATATGATACATTCCGGAAGAAACGTGCTAGAACGATTTGCTGTTCTGATCTCTGTTGCAATCGTTTGGGTCTACGCTCACATTCTAACGGTTAGTGGGGCCTACAATCACACAACTTTGAGGACACAAACAAGTTGTCGTACAGATCGAACTGGACTAATTCACTCTGCCCCGTGGTTAGAAATCGTTTTCCATTTCAAAACATTTGTAGTTATTAAAATTTTAGAAACGGATAAAAAAAAATTAGCCCGACCCGACCCATTTTGCCACATATAATTATGGCTAACTGTCCCTGCATATTCAGGATAAGAGCTCCATATCCTTTCCAATGGGGAGCACCCTCATTTCATGCAGGTGAAGCTTTTGCCATGATGATGGCTGCTTTTGTTGCTCTAGTTGAGGTTCGTTTTTAGTCCTCGCACACTTTTCGTAATAAATGTAAGACGACTTGTATCTGTTTTTCTAAGTATCGTTTACGTGTGTGGATGATATAATCAGTCAACTGGCGGCTTCATTGCGGTTTCTAGGTATGCAAGTGCAACTCCCTTGCCACCATCTATTCTAAGTCGTGGTGTCGGTTGGCAGGTACTTAACCAACTACCCAATCACCTTTCTAGTCCTACTTTTTATCGGAATATTATAGACAAAATTACACGGTTCGTTTTTGTGGTTTGTATGAATTGGCATTCCGAGTCCCTAATCTTTTTTTGGCACTCCTCGTCCTCATGGTTTCATTTTTTTGCACGGCTCGTCCCTCCAGCTGACGATCGTTAATAAATGATGTTAAGTTCAGTCATGTACAATGCATATGAGAGTAAATTCGTCTTTTCATAAAGGTCATCTTTTCCTCACAATACTCACAAACCCTAATACGTGCAATTCAATACAAACTACAGGACGAGCCGTGTAATTTTGTCAATATGTTAAAACAAAGTTGTGCCTTTGACTCCTGATATGTGTGCATTAACTGAAGCACATGTTTGTATGTCTTTGTAGGGAATTGGCATATTGTTGTCTGGTTTATTCGGAACTGTAAGTGGGTCTTCGGTATCTATGTGAGTCAAAGCAAAACTTGTTTTCAACGTCCATTCACAATGAATTTAACTCAATTGTTTAACATAACGACAACTTTTATCTACTTTGTAGTGAGAATGCGGGCCTTATGGCTGTAACCCGTGTTGGTAGTCGACGGGTTGTGCAAATTTCAGCAGGGTTCATGATCTTCTTTTCCGTTCTTGGTAAGTTCCTTACAAATATTGTTTAATA from Rutidosis leptorrhynchoides isolate AG116_Rl617_1_P2 chromosome 9, CSIRO_AGI_Rlap_v1, whole genome shotgun sequence harbors:
- the LOC139867104 gene encoding nucleobase-ascorbate transporter 6-like, yielding MAGVNGGGGGGGPKVSGSSLVPHPAKDQLPNVAYCITSPPPWPEAILLGFQHYIVMLGTTVIIPMALVPQMGGGNTEKAEVIQTMLFVAGLNTLLQTMFGTRLPAVIGSSYTFVPSTILIILSGRWSDPNPLVRFRKTMRAIQGALIIASTIQIILGFSGLWRNVARLLSPLSAVPLVALAGFGLYEFGFPGVARCVEIGLPQLIILVLISQYLSHMIHSGRNVLERFAVLISVAIVWVYAHILTVSGAYNHTTLRTQTSCRTDRTGLIHSAPWIRAPYPFQWGAPSFHAGEAFAMMMAAFVALVESTGGFIAVSRYASATPLPPSILSRGVGWQGIGILLSGLFGTVSGSSVSIENAGLMAVTRVGSRRVVQISAGFMIFFSVLGKFGAVFASIPTPIIAALYCLFFAYVGGVGLSFLQYCNMNTFRTKFILGFSVFLGLSVPQYFNEYEAINGYGPVHTSARWFNNIVNVPFSSEAFVAAIVAYFLDNTLHRKDSSVRKDRGKHWWDDFRSFKGDSRTEEFYSLPYRLNRYFPSA